In the genome of Diaphorobacter sp. HDW4A, the window CTCGAAATCGACTTCCTTCTCGAGCAGCTTGCGTAGCGGATTGATACCCAGCGGATTCATCTGGTAAGGCGAGAGCCACTGCGTGAGCATGTTCATGAACGCGCCAGCAGCTGGCATGGGAACGCCCCAGAGCATGGTCGAGCCCATGGTGCCCACGCCCTCCCACAGACGCGTAAGCGTCTCACGGGCTTTCTGGGCACCGGCTTGTTGTCGTTCGTGAGGATCTTTGTGCTCACCCGCCGCCACGGCAAACCCGTGGGCCAACGCGACGGCATTCATCGCCCCCGCACTCGTGCCGCTCACGCCGTCGATGCGAATGCGTCCATCCTCGAGCAGGGCATCCAGCACGCCCCACGTGAACGCGCCATGTGAGCCACCACCTTGCAGTGCAAGGTTCAGCGTCTTGTGCCCTTGCTCGTCAAGCATCGATGGCCTGCCCTTTGCTCATGGCCAGCATGCCGCGAATGATGCGATACAGGAACCACAGTGAAATGATGCCCCATGCAATCCAGCCCGGCACGAAGAACAGCAGCCACAGCGGCGCAGTCACCACATACAGGATGCCTGCCCAGATGACCGAACGGATGCGCCACGAAAAGTGGCTCGCCTGCCAAGTGCCTTCGGCGTCGCCGCGTTTGACGAGGTCGATCACCAGCGCCACCAGCAGAAGCAGCACGCTGACCTGCGCCGTCGGCAACACCGCCGCCACCGCCACGATCAGATGCAGGATGTAGCTGACCCAGCCCACCGCCTTGAGATTCTCAGCGCGCTGATTGGGTTCGATGTCGATGATGTCGTTGCGATTGTTCAAGTGGAACCTCCTTCATCAATGGCACGTTGATCCGCCTTGCGCGCGGCCTTTTCCTCCAGCCCGCTCAAGCCCACACGACGCTCCAACTCGGTGATCACGTCCGAAGGCTTGAGCCCGTAGTAGGACAGCGCCACCATGGAGTGGAACCACAGGTCCGCGACTTCATAGACCAGCTTGGACTTGTCTGCGCCGTGATCCACATCCTTGGCCGCCATGACGACTTCCGTCGCCTCTTCGCCCACCTTCTTCAAGAACGCGTCGGGCCCCTTGGCGAACAGACGCGCCACATAGCTCTTGTCCGGATCACCGGCCTTGCGGCTCTCCAGCACCTCGGCCAGTCGGGCCAGGGAATCGTTGGAACTCAGATTTGCCTGCACTTGTGAGGAATTGCTCGTCATGGTGTCGCTCATTCAATCATTTGTTATTTATAGATGGATTCGGGATCTTTCAAGACCGGATCCACCGGAGTCCAGCCTCCATCCTGCAAACGACTGTAAAAGCAGCTGTGACGTCCCGTGTGACAGGCGATGCCCGGCTCATGCCCCGTCTGGGTCACCTTGAGCAGAACGACATCGTTATCGCAGTCGATGCGGATGTCATGCACCGTCTGCACATGCCCCGACTCCTCGCCCTTGAACCACAGCTTGCTGCGCGAGCGGCTGAAATACACAGCACGGCCCAGCTCCGCGGTCTTCTCGAGCGCCTCGCGGTTCATCCACGCGAACATCAGCACGTCGCCCGACGACGCCTCCTGCGCGATCACGGGCACGAGGCCCTGCGCATCCCATTTCACTTGATCTAGCCAGTTCATTCCCGAATTGTGAGGCATTCGCGCAATCGGCATTCGGCACGCGGAATTTTCTGTCTGAAAACCCGTCTTCTCGCTGACGAGGGCAATCAATGCCAAGCGCACCAAAACGAGATTTGCGGGAATGCGTTTACAACCGCACCGGAATCCCGCGCTCCCGCATCCGTTCCTTGGCCTGTTGCACGGTGTATTCGCCGAAGTGAAAAATGCTCGCGGCGAGCACTGCATCCGCGCCGCCTTGCTGCACCCCATCGGCCAGATGGTCGATATTGCCCACACCACCCGAGGCGATCACCGGAATGCTCACGGCGTCGGACACAGCGCGAGTAAGCGCCAGATCGAAGCCGGACTTGGTGCCGTCACGGTCCATGCTGGTGAGGAGGATTTCGCCTGCACCGCGCTGGGCCATTTCAGCGGCCCATTGGACGGCGTCGAGGCCGGTATTCTTGCGGCCGCCGTGGCTGTAGACGTCCCAGCCTTCGCCGCGTTCAATCACGTCCTGGCCCTGACGGCGTTTGGCGTCGATGGCGACGACGATGCATTGCGCGCCGTATCTGTCGCTCGCGGCATTGATCACGTTCGGGTCGGCAATCGCGGCGGAGTTGAAGCTGGTCTTGTCCGCGCCCGCGTTGAGCAGGCGGCGCACGTCGGCCACGGTGCGCACGCCGCCACCGACCGTGAGGGGAATGAAGACCTGGCTGGCGACGGCTTCGATGATCGGCAGGATCAGGTCGCGGCCATCGCTGGTGGCTGTGATGTCGAGGAAGGTGAGTTCATCGGCACCCTGCGCGTTGTAGCGCGCGGCGATTTCCACCGGATCGCCTGCGTCGCGCAGTTCCACAAAGTTCACGCCTTTGACGACACGGCCGCCGGTGACGTCGAGGCAGGGAATGATGCGTTTTGCAAGCACGGTGAGTTCTCCAGATCAGACTGACAAAATTTTGAAAAACCAAGGCGATATTTCAACAGATTCCCCCAGCGGGGAATCCGGCGCGAATTCAATGTTCCGAGAGACGCTGCCGACCGCTCCAGCGCGCTCCAGGCTGCAGGGTCACGGGTTCGTCGACGCAGGCGGCTTCCACGCAGAGCATGGTGCGATGGCCGTCTTCGGGCATGTCCTTGAGCTGCGCACAGAGTGCGGCACCGGGGTTCCAGACGACGACGTTGCCCCAGCTGGCGCTGTTCTCCACAATGAGAGACGCGCCGCCCTGCAGATCTCGCAGGACCATGGGGCGTACAGGATGCCCCGACGAAGCGAACACGCTATCGTACTCGCCGTCAAAGCGGATCGCACCCTGCTGCACGGCGTGCAGATCGCGCACCGCGTCCCAACGCGCGAGGCCGTCGAGGCCTTCAAGACAGAGCTGAGCGATGTCGTTCACCCGCAGGTAGCTGTGCAGCGCGCCGGTGAAGCTGAAGGCATCGCTGCCGGTGTTGTGCAGATCGAGTGTCATGCACAGACTGCCCTTGGAGAGCTTCACAAAAAGGCGGGACTCAAAGCCGTGCGGCCACCAAGCGCGTGTCTGTGGGTCGTCCTTCAGCAGAAAGACGGCCTGTGCGTGGTCGCCCGTCTCACTCTGATGAGACGATTCGAGAACCCATGGCAGATTGCGCGCAAAGCCATGCTTAACGAGTGGGCCGCGCTGGTTGAATTGCGGAAAGCAGATCGGCACGCCGCCGCGCACAGCGGACTGGCCGTCCCAGACCGCACGCGGGCTCAGGAAAAAATGCTCGCCTTGCGCCGCTGTACTCCACGAGATGACCTGCGCACCCTGCAGCGTGATGAGAGCAGTGTCGCCATTGGCCAGCGACAGGCGCATAACGGGTTGGCCGTTGAAGGTCTCGTGCCGGACGGCTCCAGAGGCTGCTGCGGACTCGCTGCTCATCACAGGCGGCGCGCTTCGCCGTTCTGCCAGCGCCAGACATCGGCGCACATCTGGTCGATGTTGCGGCTGGTCTTCCAGCCGAGCAGGCGCACGGCGGTGTCGGGATCGGCCCAATACGCAGCCACGTCACCGGGGCGGCGATCAACGATGCGATACGGCACGGGCACGCCGCTCGCGCGCTCGAAGGCCTTGACCATCTGCAGCACCGACACGGGCTCGCCCGTGCCTAGGTTCACCGTCAGCAGGCCCGGGTGGTCCTGCAGATAACGCAGCGCGGCGACATGGCCTTCGGCCAGATCGCTCACATGGATGTAGTCGCGCACGCCGGTGCCATCCGCAGTGACGTAGTCGCCGCCAAAGATGCTGAGCTCCTTGCGCGTGCCGGCTGCCACCTGCGCCACATAGGGCATGAGGTTGTTGGGCACGTCCTGTGGGTCTTCGCCGATCAGGCCGCTTGCGTGCGCGCCCACCGGGTTGAAGTAGCGCAGGCGCGCGAGGCGCCATTGACCGGGCTCGGAATGGTCGAGATCGGCCATGATCTGCTCGGCCATGAGCTTTGTGCGGCCGTAAGGATTGGTCGGATGCAGCGCGGCGTCCTCGCGGATGGGCGAACCGGCGGGGTCGCCGTAGACCGTGGCCGACGACGAGAACACCATGGTGCGCACACCCGCCTCGCGCATCGCGGCCAGCAGCGTAACGGTGCCCGCCACATTGGTGTCGTAGTACTTGAGCGGATCGGCCACCGATTCACCCACGGCCTTGAGGCCAGCGAAGTGAATCACCGCCGTGATGCCATGCTCGCGCAGCACGCGCGCCACCAGTGCGCCGTCGCGCACGTCACCTTCGATGAAGGTCGGCTGCTGGCCGGTGATGCGCGACAAGCGCTCGAGCACCGAGGGCTTGCTGTTGCAGAAATTGTCGAGCACAACATAGGGCAGGCCCTGCTCGGCGAGTGCCGCGCAAGTATGCGAACCGATGAATCCGGCTCCGCCGGTCACGAGGATCATCAGGCGGACAACTCGTCGGCACGGTCCTGGGCGGCCGCGAAATCGAGATCGCCGCTGTAGATGGCGCGGCCGCAGATCACACCTTCGACGCCTTCGCGCTCCACTGCGCAGAGCTGTTCGATGTCGGCCATGCCGGCCAGACCGCCCGAGGCGATCACGGGAATGGTCAGCGCCTGAGCGAGCTTGACGGTGGCATCGATGTTGATGCCCGAGAGCATGCCGTCTCGGCCGATATCGGTGTAGATGATGGACTCGACGCCCCAATCCTGGTATTTCTTGGCGAGATCGACAACTTCGTGGCCTGTGAGTTTGCTCCAGCCGTCGGTGGCGACCTTGCCATCCTTGGCGTCGAGGCCGACGATGATGTGGCCGCCGAAGGTACTGCAGGCATCCTTCAGGAAGCCGGGGTTCTTCACCGCAGCCGTACCGATGATGATGTAGCGCATGCCGGCGTCGATGAAAGTCTCGATGGTGTCCAGGTCGCGAATGCCGCCACCGAGCTGCACAGGAATCTCGCTGCCGACTTCTTTCAGGATGGCCTTGATGGCGCCCATATTCTTGGGCTGGCCAGCAAAGGCTCCGTTCAGGTCCACCAAATGCAGACGTCGTGCACCGGCGTCCGCCCAGCGGCGCGCGATGGCGGCGGGGTCTTCACCAAAAATCGTGGATTGGTCCATGTCGCCTTGCTTGAGGCGCACGCAGTGACCGTCCTTGAGGTCGATGGCAGGAATGAGCAGCATGATCGTAAACGGGAGAGGGGCGAATCAAAAAATGGAAGGTCGGCCCAACCAAGGTGGATGAATCAGGGCTTCCAGTGAAGGAAATTGCGAAACAACGCCAAACCATGCTCGGAGCTTTTTTCCGGATGGAATTGCGTGGCGAAAATATTATCGCGTGCGATGGCCGATGCAAAGTACGCACCGTAATCGGCTTCACCGGCGACATGGTCGGTACGGTCAGGCTTGGCATAGAAGCTGTGCACGAAATAATAGAAGCTGTCGTCCGGAATGCCGTGCCACAGCGGGTGAACTGCACCGCCATGCGGCACTTGGCGCACGCGGTTCCAGCCCATCTGCGGGACCTTGAAACGGCTGCCGTCGGCCTGTTTGCGGCCTTCGAGATCAAACTTGACCACGTTGCCGGGGATTAAGCCGAGACCGGGCGTGTCGCCCTCGGTGCTGTGGTCCAGCAGCATCTGCATGCCGACGCACACACCGAAAAGCGGCTTG includes:
- a CDS encoding phosphoribosyl-ATP diphosphatase; amino-acid sequence: MTSNSSQVQANLSSNDSLARLAEVLESRKAGDPDKSYVARLFAKGPDAFLKKVGEEATEVVMAAKDVDHGADKSKLVYEVADLWFHSMVALSYYGLKPSDVITELERRVGLSGLEEKAARKADQRAIDEGGST
- the hisI gene encoding phosphoribosyl-AMP cyclohydrolase; this encodes MNWLDQVKWDAQGLVPVIAQEASSGDVLMFAWMNREALEKTAELGRAVYFSRSRSKLWFKGEESGHVQTVHDIRIDCDNDVVLLKVTQTGHEPGIACHTGRHSCFYSRLQDGGWTPVDPVLKDPESIYK
- the hisF gene encoding imidazole glycerol phosphate synthase subunit HisF, which produces MLAKRIIPCLDVTGGRVVKGVNFVELRDAGDPVEIAARYNAQGADELTFLDITATSDGRDLILPIIEAVASQVFIPLTVGGGVRTVADVRRLLNAGADKTSFNSAAIADPNVINAASDRYGAQCIVVAIDAKRRQGQDVIERGEGWDVYSHGGRKNTGLDAVQWAAEMAQRGAGEILLTSMDRDGTKSGFDLALTRAVSDAVSIPVIASGGVGNIDHLADGVQQGGADAVLAASIFHFGEYTVQQAKERMRERGIPVRL
- a CDS encoding D-hexose-6-phosphate mutarotase — encoded protein: MSSESAAASGAVRHETFNGQPVMRLSLANGDTALITLQGAQVISWSTAAQGEHFFLSPRAVWDGQSAVRGGVPICFPQFNQRGPLVKHGFARNLPWVLESSHQSETGDHAQAVFLLKDDPQTRAWWPHGFESRLFVKLSKGSLCMTLDLHNTGSDAFSFTGALHSYLRVNDIAQLCLEGLDGLARWDAVRDLHAVQQGAIRFDGEYDSVFASSGHPVRPMVLRDLQGGASLIVENSASWGNVVVWNPGAALCAQLKDMPEDGHRTMLCVEAACVDEPVTLQPGARWSGRQRLSEH
- the galE gene encoding UDP-glucose 4-epimerase GalE is translated as MILVTGGAGFIGSHTCAALAEQGLPYVVLDNFCNSKPSVLERLSRITGQQPTFIEGDVRDGALVARVLREHGITAVIHFAGLKAVGESVADPLKYYDTNVAGTVTLLAAMREAGVRTMVFSSSATVYGDPAGSPIREDAALHPTNPYGRTKLMAEQIMADLDHSEPGQWRLARLRYFNPVGAHASGLIGEDPQDVPNNLMPYVAQVAAGTRKELSIFGGDYVTADGTGVRDYIHVSDLAEGHVAALRYLQDHPGLLTVNLGTGEPVSVLQMVKAFERASGVPVPYRIVDRRPGDVAAYWADPDTAVRLLGWKTSRNIDQMCADVWRWQNGEARRL
- the hisA gene encoding 1-(5-phosphoribosyl)-5-[(5-phosphoribosylamino)methylideneamino]imidazole-4-carboxamide isomerase, with product MLLIPAIDLKDGHCVRLKQGDMDQSTIFGEDPAAIARRWADAGARRLHLVDLNGAFAGQPKNMGAIKAILKEVGSEIPVQLGGGIRDLDTIETFIDAGMRYIIIGTAAVKNPGFLKDACSTFGGHIIVGLDAKDGKVATDGWSKLTGHEVVDLAKKYQDWGVESIIYTDIGRDGMLSGINIDATVKLAQALTIPVIASGGLAGMADIEQLCAVEREGVEGVICGRAIYSGDLDFAAAQDRADELSA
- the hisH gene encoding imidazole glycerol phosphate synthase subunit HisH, whose product is MSSESKTVAVVDYGMGNLRSVSQAVLAAADGSGWTVVVTSNPEQVRAAERVVLPGQGAMRDCMRELRESGLQDSVLEAAANKPLFGVCVGMQMLLDHSTEGDTPGLGLIPGNVVKFDLEGRKQADGSRFKVPQMGWNRVRQVPHGGAVHPLWHGIPDDSFYYFVHSFYAKPDRTDHVAGEADYGAYFASAIARDNIFATQFHPEKSSEHGLALFRNFLHWKP